GGCTAGCAAGGTGCGCAAGCCTGTACTGGCCATTCTTCTGAATAGGTACCCTATCATCTGCATTGAGAATGAGAGCTACATTGTTCAAATTGCTATCTGTTTAAAACTTTTCGTTATTTGtgcttctattttatttgacaaataCTCTAGTctaagcaaatttatttcatacccttaaaaaaagattaatttattgatctGCAGGCGGGGATCTTTTTACCGGAATGAGCTTCTGTTGTTGGAATGGAATATTGAGGAAGAAGCTGTCAATGTTATATATCAATTTGCAGAAGCTGGACCATTAGCATATAATATAGTTGAAGTCCCTCATTCTCATGGATTTGCCTTCTTGTTTAGGGCTGGTGATATTGTCCTAATGGATTTCAGGAACGTTCACAGCCCTTCGTGTGTCTATAGGAGAAGTTTAAATTTCACACCGTTGGAGGaacaaagttttaaaaatattattagaataCCAGATATTATGGATGAAGATGGCATTTCTAGCTTTGCTGCTTCTGCTCTGTTGGAGCTTGGCGACATAAATAAAAGTGATGATCCAATgaatattgatgattataGTTGTATACAACCTGGTTCCAATTATGTCTGCTCATGGAGTTGGGAACCTGGTGTGACAAATAGTCCTAGGATATTATTTAGTGCTGATTCTGGAGATCTTTATGTTATTGAAGTCCTTTTTGAGTCTGATGGTGTCAGGGTAAATTTGTCTGATTCTCTTTACAAAGGTCTACCTTCAAATGCTCTGTTATGGCTTGATGGTGGGTTTGTTGCAGCTATCGTTGACATGGCTGATGGAATGgtcttaaaatttgaagatggGTTTCTACAATACAGAAGTTCGATTCAAAACATAGCACCAATCTTGGATATGTGCATTGTTGATTATCCCGATGAGAAACATGATCAAATGTTTGCCTGCTCTGGTATGGCATCTGAGGGGTCCTTGCGGATTATTCGGAGTGGTATCAGTGTGGAGAAATTGTTAAAAACTGCTCCTATTTATCAAGGTGTAACTGGTACCTGGACAGTCAAAATGAAAGTTTCTGATCCCTatcattcttttcttgtaCTATCATTTGTTGAAGAGACCAGGGTTCTGTCTGTCGGCGTCAGCTTTTCAGATGTAACTGAATCAGTTGGTTTTAAGCCTGATGTCTGTACTTTGGCTTGTGGTATTGTGGCTGATGGTGCGATGGTCCAAATTCACCAATGCGGAGTTAGGCTTTGTTTGCCTGTTAGAACTGTGCATCCGGAAGGTATTCCTCTGTCATCTCCAATATGCACGTCGTGGTTCCCTGATAATATGACTATAAGTCTCGGAGCTGTTGGGCAAGGCATGATAGTGGTAGCGACATCCAGTCCATGCTTCTTGTTCATCCTTGGTCTTAGATCTTCATCACAATATCATTATGAAGTATATCAAACGCACTGTGTTAAATTGCAGAATGAGTTGTCTTGTATTTCCATTCCGCAGAAGCACCTCGAGTTGAATAGAATTTTGATGGACTATGCAGCTGACAGCCCTATGGCAGGTCTTCCATATGGAAATCGTGTTGACAATTTGTTTGTTATTGGTACTCATAAGCCTTCAGTAGAAGTTGTATCCTTTACACATGATAAGGGACTACAAGTTCTTGCCATAGGGGTCATTTCGTTGACTAACACCATGGGAACTACTATTAGTGGATGTGTTCCTCAAGATGTAAGGCTTGTGTTAGTTGATCGTCTATATGTTCTTTCAGGATTGAGGAATGGAATGTTACTTAGGTTTGAGTGGCCTAGTGCCTCTACACTGTCCTCAACAGGGCCACCTGGTCAACACACTCTTGGCAGTTCTTGTACAGTCAACTTCCATGTCTTGTCAAATTCTATGTCTTCAAACAATAAAGACCGACCAATGTTCATGTCCAATGCATCTGGAAAGAGAGAAGGAGAGATTCCAGTTAATCTTCAGCTGATTGCCGTACGCCGTATTGGTATTACACCTGTTTTCTTGGTTTCACTGAGTGATTCCCCTGATGCTGATATGATTGCTCTCAGTGATAGGCCTTGGTTATTGCAGACTGCAAGACACAGCCTCTCttatacatccatctcctTTCAACCTTCTACTCACGTCACTCCTGTGTGTTCAAGTGAATGCCCCAGAGGAATTCTATTTGTTGCCGAGAATAGTCTTCATTTGGTAATGCGACCATCTGCCTATTGTATTTGCGCCTGTATTCTTCCTTTCATCCTTcttcatatatttttgatgTGCCATATATCATCCAAAGAGGGGTGACGGGTGCCTCCTATAGAGGTGTCTCTTTTTGGTATTTGGAGGATTACATATATCCACTAGCAGAGCAAGCTGCATTTGATTCATAGAATAATGCATTCTTCTAAATTACTCTCTTAGTCAATTACTAGTAAAAGATCATTGAAACTTGAATTCGGACATCCTTTCTGGGTAAATCTACGCTACCTGCCAATCTAGCATCTGTACAACTTCACTCTTGAAAAAGTCCTAGTATTGTCGGTTTTCCACTGGTTGCATGCACATGGTCTAATCTTCTTCTCGTATCAAATGCACATTAGTTGGCAAAACTAAAGTttcattttagtttaaatCTTTTAGCTAATAAatgatttcatttgtttatataaatgcCATTAGCTCTTGATATCATCATTTTGTCTTGTTTTGTGAAGGTGGAAATGGTGCCAAGTAAGAGGCTTAATGTACAAAAATTTCATCTTGGGGGCACTCCGAGGAAAGTGTTGTATCATAATGAGAGTAGATTGTTGCTTGTCATGAGGACGGAATTAGATAATGATTCATGTTCATCTGATGTTTGTTGTGTGGATCCTCTAAGCGGCTCAGTGTTATCATCTTTCAAATTTGAACCTGGGGAGACAGGGAAATGCATGGAGTTAGTAAAGGTTGGAAATGAGCATGTGTTGGTGATTGGAACTAGCCTATCTGCTGGGCCAGCAATAATGCCAAGTGGTGAAGCTGAAAGGTTATATATCTTGAGTTCTACCCATTGTATTTCTTAATTTCAGATAATGGTCCCTGGTGTTTAACTGGttgattttgtgaaattttggtTTGGTATATACTTTTGTCAGGGGCCTCTGGATCTGTCTATGCATTTACAATTCTATGGTGTGTTTTACAGTACAAAAGGTCGGCTGGTGGTTCTCTGCATTGAACACATGCAAAATTCAGACAGTGGTTCTGTAACCCAACGTAGTTCACCTATTGGTGGCTATGCTGCAGAACAGCTCTCTAGCAGTAGTCTCTGCAGCAGCCCAGATGACAATAGCTGTGATGGAATTAAACTTGAAGAAACTGAAGCATGGCACTTGCGCTTAGCTTATTCAACCATCTGGCCTGGAATGGTTGTTGCTGTCTGCACTTACCTTGATCGATATTTCTTAGCTTCTGCTGGTAATTCTGTAAGTCACAAAAATTTTAAGCCGCTCAAATGATCCAGTGAGGTTTATTGTTGGTGATCATCTGAAGAGATACATTTggttttttcagttttatgtATGTGGTTTTCCAAATGATAACTCTCAAAGAGTGAGAAGATTGGCTGTTGGAAGAACACGTTTTACTATCATGACTCTGACTGCGCACTTCACCAGGATAGCTGTTGGTGATTGCCGTGATGGAATTCTTTTCTATTCATACCATGAGGTCAGTAGTTAACTTCAGTTTCCTGTGATAGACTTATTTGTTCTCCATTACTTTTGGTAGATGGTCTTATGCAAAACTCAGTTGGAGGTCAAAGTCCATATGAAATTtggaagaacaaaaagaatcCAGTGTGGGTGGAAAACTGTTGCATATTTTTGTGGGATTATTATACACTACCATTTACTACCTGTGCATGCAGGACTCGAGAAAATTAGAGCAGGTTTATTGTGATCCCGTCCAGAGGCTAGTTGCTGATTGTGTTCTTATGGATGTTGATACTGCATTTGTTTCAGACCGTAAGGGAAGTGTTGTTGTCTTGTCATGCGTGAATCATGTAGAAGGTAAACTGAATTGTGCACCTAGTTCCGTTATCTGATCTATGCATTCTAATGTCCTTATgaataatt
This region of Sesamum indicum cultivar Zhongzhi No. 13 linkage group LG4, S_indicum_v1.0, whole genome shotgun sequence genomic DNA includes:
- the LOC105159640 gene encoding probable splicing factor 3B subunit 3 isoform X2; the protein is MAVSEESSSSRPNTSNSHSNSRSPPKHNADAYYLAKTVLRGSVVLQAVCGHFRSTSSYDVVFGKETSVELVIIDEDGIVQSICEQPVFGTIKDLVVLPWNEKLQVQSPKITGKDMLVVISDSGKLSFLTFCNEMHRFFPLTHVELSAPGNSRHQLGRMLAVESSGCFLAASAYEDQLAIFSLSLSSTGDIIDKRIFCPPEKDGRLKTARGSTNISGTIWSMCFISEDYHQASKVRKPVLAILLNRRGSFYRNELLLLEWNIEEEAVNVIYQFAEAGPLAYNIVEVPHSHGFAFLFRAGDIVLMDFRNVHSPSCVYRRSLNFTPLEEQSFKNIIRIPDIMDEDGISSFAASALLELGDINKSDDPMNIDDYSCIQPGSNYVCSWSWEPGVTNSPRILFSADSGDLYVIEVLFESDGVRVNLSDSLYKGLPSNALLWLDGGFVAAIVDMADGMVLKFEDGFLQYRSSIQNIAPILDMCIVDYPDEKHDQMFACSGMASEGSLRIIRSGISVEKLLKTAPIYQGVTGTWTVKMKVSDPYHSFLVLSFVEETRVLSVGVSFSDVTESVGFKPDVCTLACGIVADGAMVQIHQCGVRLCLPVRTVHPEGIPLSSPICTSWFPDNMTISLGAVGQGMIVVATSSPCFLFILGLRSSSQYHYEVYQTHCVKLQNELSCISIPQKHLELNRILMDYAADSPMAGLPYGNRVDNLFVIGTHKPSVEVVSFTHDKGLQVLAIGVISLTNTMGTTISGCVPQDVRLVLVDRLYVLSGLRNGMLLRFEWPSASTLSSTGPPGQHTLGSSCTVNFHVLSNSMSSNNKDRPMFMSNASGKREGEIPVNLQLIAVRRIGITPVFLVSLSDSPDADMIALSDRPWLLQTARHSLSYTSISFQPSTHVTPVCSSECPRGILFVAENSLHLVEMVPSKRLNVQKFHLGGTPRKVLYHNESRLLLVMRTELDNDSCSSDVCCVDPLSGSVLSSFKFEPGETGKCMELVKVGNEHVLVIGTSLSAGPAIMPSGEAESTKGRLVVLCIEHMQNSDSGSVTQRSSPIGGYAAEQLSSSSLCSSPDDNSCDGIKLEETEAWHLRLAYSTIWPGMVVAVCTYLDRYFLASAGNSFYVCGFPNDNSQRVRRLAVGRTRFTIMTLTAHFTRIAVGDCRDGILFYSYHEDSRKLEQVYCDPVQRLVADCVLMDVDTAFVSDRKGSVVVLSCVNHVEDNASPERNLTLCCSYYMGEIAMSMRKGSFSYKLPADDMLKDSDAAGNNINSSRNCIMASTLLGSIIIFIPMTRGGICMPLVVNNFWLNIITR
- the LOC105159640 gene encoding probable splicing factor 3B subunit 3 isoform X3, with the protein product MLVVISDSGKLSFLTFCNEMHRFFPLTHVELSAPGNSRHQLGRMLAVESSGCFLAASAYEDQLAIFSLSLSSTGDIIDKRIFCPPEKDGRLKTARGSTNISGTIWSMCFISEDYHQASKVRKPVLAILLNRRGSFYRNELLLLEWNIEEEAVNVIYQFAEAGPLAYNIVEVPHSHGFAFLFRAGDIVLMDFRNVHSPSCVYRRSLNFTPLEEQSFKNIIRIPDIMDEDGISSFAASALLELGDINKSDDPMNIDDYSCIQPGSNYVCSWSWEPGVTNSPRILFSADSGDLYVIEVLFESDGVRVNLSDSLYKGLPSNALLWLDGGFVAAIVDMADGMVLKFEDGFLQYRSSIQNIAPILDMCIVDYPDEKHDQMFACSGMASEGSLRIIRSGISVEKLLKTAPIYQGVTGTWTVKMKVSDPYHSFLVLSFVEETRVLSVGVSFSDVTESVGFKPDVCTLACGIVADGAMVQIHQCGVRLCLPVRTVHPEGIPLSSPICTSWFPDNMTISLGAVGQGMIVVATSSPCFLFILGLRSSSQYHYEVYQTHCVKLQNELSCISIPQKHLELNRILMDYAADSPMAGLPYGNRVDNLFVIGTHKPSVEVVSFTHDKGLQVLAIGVISLTNTMGTTISGCVPQDVRLVLVDRLYVLSGLRNGMLLRFEWPSASTLSSTGPPGQHTLGSSCTVNFHVLSNSMSSNNKDRPMFMSNASGKREGEIPVNLQLIAVRRIGITPVFLVSLSDSPDADMIALSDRPWLLQTARHSLSYTSISFQPSTHVTPVCSSECPRGILFVAENSLHLVEMVPSKRLNVQKFHLGGTPRKVLYHNESRLLLVMRTELDNDSCSSDVCCVDPLSGSVLSSFKFEPGETGKCMELVKVGNEHVLVIGTSLSAGPAIMPSGEAESTKGRLVVLCIEHMQNSDSGSVTQRSSPIGGYAAEQLSSSSLCSSPDDNSCDGIKLEETEAWHLRLAYSTIWPGMVVAVCTYLDRYFLASAGNSFYVCGFPNDNSQRVRRLAVGRTRFTIMTLTAHFTRIAVGDCRDGILFYSYHEDSRKLEQVYCDPVQRLVADCVLMDVDTAFVSDRKGSVVVLSCVNHVEDNASPERNLTLCCSYYMGEIAMSMRKGSFSYKLPADDMLKDSDAAGNNINSSRNCIMASTLLGSIIIFIPMTREEYELLEDVQARLVVDPLTAPILGNDHNEFRSRESRVGTPKILDGDILAQFLELTSMQQEAVLALPLGTPNTAMLSMKPSMPAKVNQVVRLLERVHYALN
- the LOC105159640 gene encoding probable splicing factor 3B subunit 3 isoform X1 produces the protein MAVSEESSSSRPNTSNSHSNSRSPPKHNADAYYLAKTVLRGSVVLQAVCGHFRSTSSYDVVFGKETSVELVIIDEDGIVQSICEQPVFGTIKDLVVLPWNEKLQVQSPKITGKDMLVVISDSGKLSFLTFCNEMHRFFPLTHVELSAPGNSRHQLGRMLAVESSGCFLAASAYEDQLAIFSLSLSSTGDIIDKRIFCPPEKDGRLKTARGSTNISGTIWSMCFISEDYHQASKVRKPVLAILLNRRGSFYRNELLLLEWNIEEEAVNVIYQFAEAGPLAYNIVEVPHSHGFAFLFRAGDIVLMDFRNVHSPSCVYRRSLNFTPLEEQSFKNIIRIPDIMDEDGISSFAASALLELGDINKSDDPMNIDDYSCIQPGSNYVCSWSWEPGVTNSPRILFSADSGDLYVIEVLFESDGVRVNLSDSLYKGLPSNALLWLDGGFVAAIVDMADGMVLKFEDGFLQYRSSIQNIAPILDMCIVDYPDEKHDQMFACSGMASEGSLRIIRSGISVEKLLKTAPIYQGVTGTWTVKMKVSDPYHSFLVLSFVEETRVLSVGVSFSDVTESVGFKPDVCTLACGIVADGAMVQIHQCGVRLCLPVRTVHPEGIPLSSPICTSWFPDNMTISLGAVGQGMIVVATSSPCFLFILGLRSSSQYHYEVYQTHCVKLQNELSCISIPQKHLELNRILMDYAADSPMAGLPYGNRVDNLFVIGTHKPSVEVVSFTHDKGLQVLAIGVISLTNTMGTTISGCVPQDVRLVLVDRLYVLSGLRNGMLLRFEWPSASTLSSTGPPGQHTLGSSCTVNFHVLSNSMSSNNKDRPMFMSNASGKREGEIPVNLQLIAVRRIGITPVFLVSLSDSPDADMIALSDRPWLLQTARHSLSYTSISFQPSTHVTPVCSSECPRGILFVAENSLHLVEMVPSKRLNVQKFHLGGTPRKVLYHNESRLLLVMRTELDNDSCSSDVCCVDPLSGSVLSSFKFEPGETGKCMELVKVGNEHVLVIGTSLSAGPAIMPSGEAESTKGRLVVLCIEHMQNSDSGSVTQRSSPIGGYAAEQLSSSSLCSSPDDNSCDGIKLEETEAWHLRLAYSTIWPGMVVAVCTYLDRYFLASAGNSFYVCGFPNDNSQRVRRLAVGRTRFTIMTLTAHFTRIAVGDCRDGILFYSYHEDSRKLEQVYCDPVQRLVADCVLMDVDTAFVSDRKGSVVVLSCVNHVEDNASPERNLTLCCSYYMGEIAMSMRKGSFSYKLPADDMLKDSDAAGNNINSSRNCIMASTLLGSIIIFIPMTREEYELLEDVQARLVVDPLTAPILGNDHNEFRSRESRVGTPKILDGDILAQFLELTSMQQEAVLALPLGTPNTAMLSMKPSMPAKVNQVVRLLERVHYALN
- the LOC105159640 gene encoding probable splicing factor 3B subunit 3 isoform X4, encoding MLNFLLLEIQGINLEGCWLLSPGCLLLALYSGCFLAASAYEDQLAIFSLSLSSTGDIIDKRIFCPPEKDGRLKTARGSTNISGTIWSMCFISEDYHQASKVRKPVLAILLNRRGSFYRNELLLLEWNIEEEAVNVIYQFAEAGPLAYNIVEVPHSHGFAFLFRAGDIVLMDFRNVHSPSCVYRRSLNFTPLEEQSFKNIIRIPDIMDEDGISSFAASALLELGDINKSDDPMNIDDYSCIQPGSNYVCSWSWEPGVTNSPRILFSADSGDLYVIEVLFESDGVRVNLSDSLYKGLPSNALLWLDGGFVAAIVDMADGMVLKFEDGFLQYRSSIQNIAPILDMCIVDYPDEKHDQMFACSGMASEGSLRIIRSGISVEKLLKTAPIYQGVTGTWTVKMKVSDPYHSFLVLSFVEETRVLSVGVSFSDVTESVGFKPDVCTLACGIVADGAMVQIHQCGVRLCLPVRTVHPEGIPLSSPICTSWFPDNMTISLGAVGQGMIVVATSSPCFLFILGLRSSSQYHYEVYQTHCVKLQNELSCISIPQKHLELNRILMDYAADSPMAGLPYGNRVDNLFVIGTHKPSVEVVSFTHDKGLQVLAIGVISLTNTMGTTISGCVPQDVRLVLVDRLYVLSGLRNGMLLRFEWPSASTLSSTGPPGQHTLGSSCTVNFHVLSNSMSSNNKDRPMFMSNASGKREGEIPVNLQLIAVRRIGITPVFLVSLSDSPDADMIALSDRPWLLQTARHSLSYTSISFQPSTHVTPVCSSECPRGILFVAENSLHLVEMVPSKRLNVQKFHLGGTPRKVLYHNESRLLLVMRTELDNDSCSSDVCCVDPLSGSVLSSFKFEPGETGKCMELVKVGNEHVLVIGTSLSAGPAIMPSGEAESTKGRLVVLCIEHMQNSDSGSVTQRSSPIGGYAAEQLSSSSLCSSPDDNSCDGIKLEETEAWHLRLAYSTIWPGMVVAVCTYLDRYFLASAGNSFYVCGFPNDNSQRVRRLAVGRTRFTIMTLTAHFTRIAVGDCRDGILFYSYHEDSRKLEQVYCDPVQRLVADCVLMDVDTAFVSDRKGSVVVLSCVNHVEDNASPERNLTLCCSYYMGEIAMSMRKGSFSYKLPADDMLKDSDAAGNNINSSRNCIMASTLLGSIIIFIPMTREEYELLEDVQARLVVDPLTAPILGNDHNEFRSRESRVGTPKILDGDILAQFLELTSMQQEAVLALPLGTPNTAMLSMKPSMPAKVNQVVRLLERVHYALN